One Alligator mississippiensis isolate rAllMis1 chromosome 1, rAllMis1, whole genome shotgun sequence genomic window carries:
- the MYCN gene encoding N-myc proto-oncogene protein: MPGMVSKNPDLEFDSLQPCFYPDEDDFYLCGPDSAPPGEDIWKKFELLPTPPLSPSRAGLQENAPGGAPVPWAGVALGGWRTSDPLDWASELLLLPPEADLWGSTDGGDLFDTGFGENNNLNSIIIQDCMWSGFSAREKLERAVNEKLQGKGGTSVAPATAGVATTTGSPGGTSSNSSSRNQAELNNSVSECVDPAVVFPFPIHKREPVAPTPTSATGGMAGIRVNIGGNSGTAQGTTAASQRSSRHASAASDTRANSSSGDDTLSDSDDEDEEEEDEEEEIDVVTVEKRRSSSNKAVTTLTITVRPKNATFATVRTQQNELILKRCAPIHQQHNYAAPSPYMETEDAPPQKKLKTEVPRPVKAVIQPKSKNSSPRNSDSEDSERRRNHNILERQRRNDLRSSFLTLRDHVPELVKNEKAAKVVILKKATEYVHSLQAEEHKLLLEKEKLQARQQQLLKKIEHTRTC, from the exons ATGCCAGGGATGGTCAGTAAAAACCCAGACCTCGAGTTTGACTCTTTGCAGCCCTGTTTTTATCCAGACGAAGATGATTTTTATTTGTGCGGCCCGGACTCTGCCCCTCCAGGGGAGGACATCTGGAAAAAGTttgagctgctgcccacccctcctCTGTCTCCCAGCCGGGCCGGGCTTCAGGAGAACGCCCCAGGAGGGGCCCCAGTGCCGTGGGCAGGGGTGGCTCTGGGGGGATGGCGAACCAGTGATCCTCTGGACTGGGCATCTGAACTGTTATTGCTGCCCCCTGAAGCCGACCTGTGGGGCAGCACAGATGGAGGGGACTTATTCGACACAGGCTTTGGGGAGAACAACAATCTCAACTCCATCATCATCCAGGACTGTATGTGGAGTGGCTTTTCTGCCCGAGAGAAGCTGGAGCGGGCAGTGAATGAGAAACTGCAGGGCAAAGGGGGAACCTCAGTGGCACCAGCAACAGCGGGGGTGGCCACCACGACTGGCAGCCCCgggggcaccagcagcaacagcagcagcagaaaccaaGCTGAGCTTAACAACTCTGTGTCGGAGTGTGTGGATCCTGCAGTGGTGTTCCCCTTTCCTATCCATAAACGGGAGCCAGTGGCACCCACCCCAACCTCAGCAACGGGGGGGATGGCTGGCATCCGGGTGAATATTGGTGGCAATAGTGGCACTGCACAGGGAACAACAGCTGCCTCTCAGCGCAGCAGCCGCCACGCCAGTGCTGCCAGCGATACCAGAGCCAACAGCAGCTCAGGAGACGACACTCTCAGCGACTCGG acgatgaagatgaggaggaagaggatgaagAGGAAGAAATCGATGTTGTGACAGTGGAGAAGAGGCGCTCCTCCTCCAACAAGGCGGTTACAACCCTTACCATTACTGTGCGCCCTAAAAATGCCACCTTTGCAACAGTGAGGACGCAGCAGAATGAACTGATTTTAAAGCGTTGCGCCCCAATTCACCAGCAGCATAATTATGCTGCTCCTTCTCCATACATGGAAACTGAAGATGCCCCACCACAGAAAAAGCTAAAAACCGAGGTGCCCCGTCCAGTAAAAGCTGTGATCCAACCAAAGTCTAAGAACTCAAGTCCTCGAAACTcggattcagaggacagtgaacGTCGACGGAACCACAATATCTTGGAACGCCAGAGGCGTAATGACCTGAGGTCAAGTTTCCTCACGTTAAGGGACCATGTACCGGAACTGGTTAAAAATGAGAAAGCTGCAAAAGTTGTGATCTTGAAAAAAGCCACTGAATATGTCCATTCCCTTCAGGCGGAGGAGCACAAGCTATtgctagaaaaagaaaaattgcaaGCCAGGCAACAGCAGTTGCTAAAGAAAATAGAACACACACGGACTTGCTAA